The Anabas testudineus chromosome 11, fAnaTes1.2, whole genome shotgun sequence genome has a segment encoding these proteins:
- the gdf6b gene encoding growth/differentiation factor 6-B — MDLYHFTLLCGAFVFVWGIPCFRALAIFPPAAPKSSKVAKVYDGKEASRYFYAPASIDRYNKAASKDLIEPHDYMLSIYKTFSTAEKLGLNASFFRSSKAANTIASFVDIGQDDLPLSPLKRQQYLFDVSTLSEKAEVLGAELRIYSKVSGNFRISETEPVEIQLLSCHEQQLLDSKTLDLQDSHRPKWEVLNVWEIFKERQHLSQGKHFCLELRAMLDNPERELDLNLLGLHRHGRPQQKKAILVVFTRSKKRQTLFSERREGRALLGLERKARERGPGTKASRRRRTAASKTRHGKRHGKKNKSRCSKKPLHVNFRELGWDDWIIAPLDYEAYHCEGVCDFPLRSHLEPTNHAIIQTLMNSMNPSNMPPSCCAPSKLSPISILYIDSGNNVVYKQYEDMVVESCGCR, encoded by the exons ATGGATCTCTATCACTTCACTTTACTCTGCGgggcttttgtgtttgtttggggaATCCCCTGCTTTCGGGCTCTTGCTATTTTCCCTCCAGCTGCTCCGAAGAGCAGCAAGGTGGCGAAAGTTTACGATGGAAAAGAAGCGTCTAGATATTTTTACGCGCCCGCGTCCATCGACAGATACAATAAAGCAGCATCTAAAGACTTGATAGAGCCTCATGACTACATGCTGTCTATTTACAAGACCTTCTCCACAGCGGAGAAACTGGGACTCAACGCCAGTTTCTTTCGCTCTTCAAAAGCTGCAAACACTATTGCAAGTTTTGTGGACATTGGTCAAG ATGACCTCCCACTCTCCCCTCTGAAGAGACAGCAGTATCTGTTCGACGTCTCAACCCTCTCCGAAAAAGCGGAGGTGCTGGGAGCCGAGCTCAGGATATACAGCAAAGTGTCTGGGAATTTCAGGATATCAGAAACAGAGCCCGTCGAGATCCAACTCCTCTCCTGCCAcgagcagcagctgcttgaCTCCAAAACACTGGACCTGCAGGATTCCCACAGGCCAAAGTGGGAGGTGTTAAACGTGTGGGAAATATTCAAGGAACGACAGCACCTGAGCCAGGGGAAGCACTTCTGCCTGGAGCTCAGGGCCATGCTGGACAACCCTGAGAGGGAGCTGGACCTGAACCTTCTGGGTTTGCACCGGCATGGGAGGCCTCAACAGAAGAAAGCAATCTTAGTGGTATTCACCAGGTCCAAGAAGAGGCAGACTCTGTTcagtgagagaagagaagggagaGCTTTGCTAGGCTTAGAGAGGAAGGCCAGAGAGAGGGGCCCTGGCACCAAAGccagcaggagaaggaggacgGCTGCCTCCAAAACTCGGCACGGGAAGAGACACGGCAAAAAGAACAAATCCAGGTGCAGCAAGAAGCCGCTGCATGTGAACTTCAGAGAACTGGGCTGGGACGACTGGATCATCGCCCCACTGGATTATGAAGCGTACCACTGCGAGGGCGTGTGCGACTTCCCTCTGCGCTCCCACCTGGAGCCCACGAACCACGCCATCATCCAGACTCTGATGAATTCAATGAATCCCAGCAACATGCCCCCCAGCTGCTGCGCCCCCTCCAAACTCAGCCCCATCAGCATCCTTTACATCGACTCAGGAAACAACGTGGTCTATAAACAGTACGAGGACATGGTGGTGGAGTCCTGTGGCTGTAGGTAG